One Tomitella gaofuii DNA segment encodes these proteins:
- the sepH gene encoding septation protein SepH: MRELQVIGMDAGGKNVLLQVKGSEDRFSVPADDRLRAAARGDLSRLGQIEVESSSQLRPREIQARVRAGASVAEVAELASIPESRVERFAHPVLLERGNAADMGRKGHPVRSDGPAVQTLDEIVAIVFRARGLDPESGEWDAWRTVDGEWVVQLSWWAGKSRNAAHWRLYKDGLTGTLNALDDAATELLDPDVNRPLRPIAAVPEPPSASHVGIHGPEVAAPAHAPDTTPEAEPAPSEPASSPDDAVAVEAVAGGADAPEDGPGAAPGTGQGQGTEHDHGGAERSSRPTAEQAGDREARAESGPPIDEEPEDALIPHPSPHTRGKARKHKPTMPSWEDVLLGVRSNANG, translated from the coding sequence GTGCGAGAACTTCAAGTGATCGGCATGGATGCGGGCGGCAAGAACGTCCTCCTCCAGGTGAAGGGCTCCGAGGACCGCTTCTCCGTCCCCGCGGACGACCGCCTCCGCGCCGCCGCCCGCGGCGATCTCAGCCGCCTGGGCCAGATCGAGGTGGAATCGAGCAGCCAGTTGCGCCCACGTGAGATCCAGGCGCGCGTCCGGGCGGGCGCGTCGGTGGCGGAGGTGGCGGAACTCGCCAGCATCCCGGAATCCCGCGTCGAGCGCTTCGCGCATCCGGTGCTGCTCGAACGCGGCAATGCCGCGGACATGGGCCGCAAGGGGCACCCGGTACGGTCCGACGGCCCCGCCGTCCAGACCCTCGACGAGATCGTCGCCATCGTCTTTCGCGCCCGCGGGCTGGATCCTGAGTCCGGCGAATGGGACGCCTGGCGCACGGTGGACGGTGAATGGGTAGTGCAACTGTCGTGGTGGGCGGGCAAGTCCCGCAATGCCGCGCACTGGCGCCTGTACAAGGACGGCCTCACCGGCACGCTCAATGCTCTCGACGATGCCGCGACCGAACTGCTGGACCCCGACGTGAACCGCCCGCTGCGCCCCATCGCCGCGGTACCAGAGCCCCCGAGCGCGTCGCACGTCGGAATCCACGGCCCCGAGGTCGCTGCGCCGGCACACGCCCCGGATACGACGCCGGAGGCCGAGCCCGCCCCTTCCGAGCCCGCCTCGTCCCCGGACGACGCCGTCGCCGTCGAGGCCGTTGCGGGCGGCGCCGACGCGCCGGAGGACGGCCCCGGCGCCGCGCCCGGCACTGGGCAGGGGCAGGGCACCGAGCACGACCACGGGGGCGCGGAGCGCTCGTCCCGCCCCACCGCCGAGCAGGCCGGCGACCGCGAGGCCCGGGCCGAATCCGGTCCCCCCATCGACGAGGAACCCGAGGACGCGCTCATCCCGCACCCGAGCCCGCACACGCGCGGCAAGGCACGCAAGCACAAGCCGACGATGCCCTCCTGGGAGGACGTCCTGCTCGGCGTCCGCAGCAACGCCAACGGCTGA
- the serC gene encoding phosphoserine transaminase, with protein MADPTALIIPDDLTPADGRFGCGPSKVRPEQLHTLVEVGASVMGTSHRKSPVKDVVARIRNGLRELFSLPDGYEVVLGNGGSTAFWDAAAFGLIRERSLHLSYGEFSSKFAKVAAGNPFIGDPIVVEADFGSAPVPAADPSADLIAWAHNETSTGVAVPVRRPEGAGDALVAIDATSGAGGLPVDITQADVYYFAPQKSFAADGGLWIAIMSPAALARVEEIKASGRWTPEFLSLPVAVDNSRKDQTYNTPALATLLLLADQIEWMNAGGGLAWTAARTADSSSRLYSWAEASAFATPYVTDKALRSQVVGTIDFNDDVDAATVAKVLRANGIVDTESYRKLGRNQLRIGMFPAIDPDDVTRLTQCIDWVAERL; from the coding sequence ATGGCCGACCCCACCGCACTGATCATTCCGGACGATCTCACGCCTGCAGACGGCCGATTCGGCTGCGGGCCGTCCAAGGTCCGCCCGGAACAGCTGCACACGCTGGTCGAGGTAGGCGCCTCGGTCATGGGCACCAGCCACCGCAAGTCCCCCGTCAAGGACGTCGTCGCCCGCATCCGCAATGGGCTGCGTGAGCTGTTCTCGCTGCCCGACGGCTACGAGGTGGTCCTCGGCAACGGCGGCTCCACCGCGTTCTGGGACGCCGCGGCCTTCGGACTGATCCGCGAGCGCTCACTGCACCTGAGCTACGGCGAGTTCAGCTCCAAGTTCGCCAAGGTGGCCGCCGGCAACCCGTTCATCGGCGACCCGATCGTGGTCGAAGCGGACTTCGGATCGGCGCCGGTTCCCGCCGCCGATCCGTCGGCAGACCTGATCGCTTGGGCGCACAACGAGACCTCCACCGGCGTGGCGGTGCCGGTCCGGCGCCCGGAGGGGGCGGGCGACGCGCTCGTCGCCATCGACGCGACCTCCGGCGCCGGCGGCCTCCCCGTCGACATCACCCAGGCCGACGTCTACTACTTCGCACCGCAGAAGTCGTTCGCCGCGGACGGTGGGCTGTGGATCGCGATCATGAGCCCCGCCGCCCTCGCCCGCGTCGAGGAGATCAAGGCGTCCGGCCGCTGGACGCCCGAGTTCCTGTCGCTCCCGGTGGCCGTGGACAACAGCCGCAAGGACCAGACGTACAACACGCCGGCCCTGGCGACATTGCTGCTTCTGGCAGACCAGATCGAGTGGATGAACGCCGGCGGCGGGCTCGCCTGGACGGCGGCGCGGACCGCGGATTCGTCGTCGCGCCTGTACTCGTGGGCCGAGGCCAGCGCGTTCGCGACGCCGTACGTCACCGACAAGGCCCTGCGGTCGCAGGTCGTGGGCACCATCGACTTCAACGACGACGTCGACGCCGCCACCGTGGCGAAGGTGCTGCGCGCCAACGGGATCGTCGACACCGAGTCGTACCGCAAGTTGGGGCGCAACCAGCTCCGCATCGGCATGTTCCCGGCCATCGACCCCGACGACGTCACGCGGCTGACGCAGTGCATCGACTGGGTCGCCGAACGCCTCTGA